A genome region from Trachemys scripta elegans isolate TJP31775 chromosome 2, CAS_Tse_1.0, whole genome shotgun sequence includes the following:
- the ZHX2 gene encoding zinc fingers and homeoboxes protein 2: protein MASKRKSTTPCMLRTPELMEQAVPEDGEALKERGAGTPQQDSKDGWAADTESSVKECEVVDGKAPVENQSKKPQGGYECKYCPFSTQNLNEFTEHVDTQHPNVILNPLYVCAECNFTTKKYDSLSDHNTKYHPGENNFKLKLIKRNNQTVLEQSIETTNNVVTVTNSGLENAEYDEALHGEINVSKTPIMKQGKPKVETKKGPKKTEEGGMENHVDGTLPHVITETTESIACINGSDLLHDVLAHVMPSVQLPPNINLVPKVPVPLNSTKYNCALDTNATMINSFNKFPYPTQAELSWLTAASKHPEEQIRIWFATQRLKHGISWSPEEVEEARKKMFNGTIQSVPQTITVLPAHLTSAKMPQPIIQTALPCQILGQTGLVLTQVSNGSTVSCSPITLAVAANHGQKRTIQTLSGAPEVKRPHVVHVPEISPKLNAAPLTPTNDRKKTKEQIAELKASFITSQFPDDAEVYRLIEVTGLSRSEIKKWFSDHRYRSQRGIVHITSESIAKDQLAIAAARHGRTYHTYADFTPQRFKEKTQEQLRILEESFLRSSFPTQGELDRLRVETKLSRREVDSWFSERRKLRDSMEQAVLDSMGSNKKNKDQGLHNGTISQTELLNSSQLPSSLSGSESSTAFNKKNQEQIHLLKSTFARTQWPSPQEYDQLAAQTGLTRTEIVRWFKENRSSLRTGTLKWIDRYQQQYLVEGHNEQNQKKGLKQNESPKNSNQVSRQHYQEHKKLNEENVGKLVMRSTEDDDPPKDSLLGNQTEDRLECNSQDGHGSEENEDAGDVNWVEVTVGDDDAVSDCTDSWSQTAPEGQAELADFDSESVSGDNSHI from the coding sequence ATGGCTAGCAAAAGAAAGTCAACAACTCCATGTATGCTGCGAACACCTGAACTAATGGAGCAAGCTGTTCCTGAGGATGGAGAAGCCTTAAAAGAAAGAGGTGCTGGCACTCCCCAGCAGGATTCTAAAGATGGCTGGGCTGCTGATACAGAAAGCTCTGTAAAAGAATGTGAAGTGGTGGATGGGAAAGCCCCAGTTGAGAATCAATCCAAGAAACCCCAAGGTGGTTATGAATGTAAATACTGTCCTTTTTCAACACAAAACCTAAATGAATTTACGGAGCATGTTGATACACAGCACCCAAACGTAATCCTCAACCCTCTCTACGTGTGTGCTGAATGTAACTTTACAACCAAAAAATATGATTCCTTATCTGATCACAACACAAAATATCACCCGGGAGAGAATAATTTTAAGCTGAAGTTAATCAAACGCAATAATCAGACTGTGTTAGAGCAGTCCATTGAGACAACGAATAATGTTGTCACTGTCACAAACAGTGGATTAGAAAATGCAGAGTATGATGAAGCCCTTCATGGTGAGATCAATGTAAGTAAAACCCCAATCATGAAACAGGGAAAGCCTAAAGTGGAGACCAAGAAGGGTCCCAAAAAGACAGAAGAGGGAGGTATGGAAAACCACGTGGATGGGACCCTCCCCCATGTCATTACAGAAACCACTGAATCTATTGCTTGTATCAATGGATCTGACCTTCTTCATGATGTATTGGCTCATGTTATGCCCTCTGTACAGCTGCCACCAAATATCAACCTTGTCCCCAAGGTCCCAGTCCCTCTGAACAGTACCAAATACAACTGTGCACTGGACACTAATGCAACCATGATCAACTCCTTTAATAAATTTCCTTACCCAACACAAGCAGAGCTGTCATGGTTGACAGCAGCATCAAAACACCCAGAGGAGCAAATCCGAATCTGGTTTGCTACTCAGCGTTTGAAGCATGGAATCAGTTGGTCTCCAGAAGAGGTAGAAGAGGCAAGAAAGAAGATGTTTAATGGAACCATCCAGTCAGTACCCCAAACCATCACTGTCCTGCCAGCTCATCTGACATCTGCAAAAATGCCACAGCCAATTATCCAAACAGCTTTGCCTTGCCAGATACTCGGCCAGACTGGCCTGGTTTTGACTCAAGTGTCAAATGGATCAACAGTTTCTTGCTCACCGATTACACTTGCTGTTGCTGCTAATCACGGACAGAAACGGACAATACAGACCTTGTCGGGTGCCCCAGAAGTCAAGCGTCCACATGTAGTTCATGTGCCTGAGATCTCACCCAAGCTGAATGCTGCGCCATTGACACCAACAAATGACCGAAAAAAGACCAAGGAACAGATAGCAGAACTAAAGGCTAGTTTTATCACGAGCCAATTTCCTGACGATGCAGAAGTCTACAGGCTAATAGAAGTAACCGGTCTCTCCAGAAGCGAGATCAAGAAGTGGTTCAGTGATCACAGATACAGAAGTCAAAGGGGCATTGTTCACATCACTAGTGAATCTATAGCAAAAGATCAGTTAGCCATTGCAGCTGCCCGGCACGGGCGTACATACCACACATACGCAGATTTCACACCCCAGAGGTTCAAAGAGAAAACACAAGAGCAGCTTAGGATTCTCGAAGAAAGTTTTCTTAGAAGCTCTTTTCCAACCCAAGGAGAATTGGACAGGCTTAGAGTGGAAACCAAGCTGAGTAGAAGAGAGGTTGATTCCTGGTTCTCTGAGAGGAGAAAGCTAAGGGATAGCATGGAACAAGCTGTCTTGGACTCTATGGGATCCAACAAAAAAAATAAGGATCAGGGACTCCATAATGGTACAATAAGCCAGACTGAGCTGCTGAATAGCTCCCAGCTACCCAGTTCTTTGTCCGGATCCGAATCCTCCACagcatttaacaaaaaaaaccaagagcAGATTCACTTGCTGAAGAGCACATTTGCAAGAACCCAGTGGCCATCACCCCAGGAGTATGACCAGTTAGCAGCTCAAACTGGGCTCACTAGAACTGAAATAGTCCGCTGGTTCAAGGAGAATAGATCCTCCCTAAGAACTGGGACATTAAAATGGATTGACCGATACCAGCAACAGTATCTTGTGGAGGGTCATAATGAGCAAAACCAGAAAAAGGGATTAAAACAAAATGAGAGTCCAAAGAACAGTAACCAGGTGTCTCGGCAGCATTACCAGGAGCACAAAAAGCTGAACGAAGAGAACGTGGGCAAACTAGTCATGAGATCAACAGAAGACGATGATCCACCAAAAGACTCTTTATTAGGGAATCAAACTGAGGACAGATTGGAATGCAACAGCCAAGACGGCCACGGTAGTGAGGAAAATGAGGACGCTGGAGATGTGAACTGGGTGGAGGTGACAGTAGGGGATGATGATGCTGTCTCGGACTGTACAGACAGCTGGAGTCAAACTGCACCTGAAGGCCAAGCTGAGTTAGCAGACTTTGATTCTGAAAGTGTATCTGGAGACAATTCCCATATTTAG